In Plectropomus leopardus isolate mb chromosome 17, YSFRI_Pleo_2.0, whole genome shotgun sequence, the DNA window ATTCAAAACTGACTTGGATTCTGTTTTTACCAAGCAATTGATTATTCACTTCCTGCAATGTTTGTTACAGATACATATGGAGGAAAACACAAAGGGCACTCGCTGTCTTCACTGTCTTTAGAATTTGGGGTAATGTGGCGCTCCCTGCTCAAATCTGGGACACTGACAAGCCAATAGGGAGAGGCTGAGAGGTCGAGAGAAACCATTACTGCAGTGACTGACAGGCGAGTTTAGAGGGTATTTACTTTTCTGGCATAAAAGCAAAAGAATAGAGTTTGTCTGCGCCAGACATTGATGCTGAAGATAAACAAAGTATGCATTCAAGAGTTATTTTTGACATACACGCAGGTGATAAATGATAACTCCAGACGGGAAGTTGGCTCTAATCTAACGAAGTTGCCTTGAGAGGTAACATcagtgtgtttatatatgtgtatttatgtgttgcACAATGGGTGCTTAGGGGCATAAAGCTGGAGAGGTATGTGGAATTCCCCTCATTCATACAACCAGGGGGATCCAGATGTGAtcatacaaataaacacacactttaaatttaaaatttggtcATTCTGTGGGGTAAAATACAGTGTTACAGACATTAGATGTGTTTTAAAGgaattgtttgaatttttttgtttgtacaaaGATCTGAAGCTTACTTGGGACTTGCAAAATACTAACCTGGACCTGACTCAGTGTCTTCTTGcaccttttacactgcctattAAAGTATGGACTATCACACCACTATGCTGCCCTATCGTTCGATTGGTAAATGGAGGGACAGAGCTGCATTTGAGCCAGCAGCAGAAGTAACGGTGTCTGTGTAAACAGGACAGCCATCAGAACGGGGCCTTTGGCATGAGGGGTGTGAGATTTGGCCgatgtgttatgtgtgcgacccaccaTGGAAGATTTCAAAAGCAGCCAACAACAGCTCGCAACTAGAAGAACAGCACCGAAAATGTCTGCACAACGGGGAGACAACAAAGTCCAGGAGGTCCTTACCCTCTAAGCAaaggatgagatcagctgctATATAACAAGAATGGTGAAGGATTTGTATTTCCATGTTATGCTATggttattgtttaaaaagggCTGTTATATTCCACATTAGAGGCCAACGCTGTTGTGTTAGGGGCTGTACACAtgccatgtttttttgcacactcatttctaatgtttttaatggAGACAGGTGGCAGGTGTCATGCACACATGTTTCTGAGCATTTATGTTTCAGGGCATGAGGGCTGTGACTTGCGGGTCCTGTATGTCGTATGACGAGGAACAACCAATCACGGCTGGCAGatatctttccttttttctgtgaaaatcaGTCTGATAAATATGAAGAAGTGAAATATAATGCAGGGATAACCTGAGCTTTACATCTCTCTCACAGGCTATATTTTAGGCCCAATGCACACTTGAGAAACACCTGGAAGAAGATCAGGTTTGAAGTCAGGATTTATGGTATGAGGGCTATGATAAGTTGCTGATTATAGTCGCTCAGCAACCTCACATGCAAACTGCCTCTGCACTCATCGAAGTTAGCGCCCAACCTTAGATTTTTGAGGCAGTTAAAGCAACGGCATGTATTCAGCCCCTTGCACATCAAgcctgtcatgcctcttttgtttccacGACGCCGGCATGCTGTTTAAAATCCTCCACTGGAGGGGCATGGTGctgatgttgtttgtttctgtgtaaaactgcaaaggcgctgccaaaaaaaaaagaactttgtTGCGGCCCTATAGTGcgatatctttttaaaaagggcTCCTGTTTCATCTTTTCTTACTTGATTTTTGGTAAAaagtgtgcaaatgtaacattgtCTCTACCTTTCATAACATCTTCTGAAGAAAACAGAACACCTCCGTAACCGACTCATAATGCTGGAAATGATTATAGGTTCCTGATTGGGTTATAATTAGCTCAGGCACCTCTGAACATTTTCTGCACAGAAGTTAACAATCAGCATGACCGAAGGAGCAATTTTAACTATTAAGACCACCCATCTCTGGGGGCCTCTGGGGGTGTTCACAAAATTTCATACAgactgtatgtatatatgcatcGCAAAGACAtacaaagggaaaaaagtgtGCACAAAAATGCTTGTTGTCTCCTATGGAGCACACTGGGATTACTAACCAAGATGACAGAGGATGAGCAGCCACAAATTGCAGGGAGCTGGGGTTTGCAGGGTGGGTGGAGGTTGGGTGGTtggtgggggggagggggacGGTCTATGGCACCGTACTCAGGGAAAGACTGAGGTAATTACTTTCTTCTTCTCAGTAGTGTTCAGTCTCTGTCTGCGCAAAGACGTTTTTAGAGTGCCATAAACCTCTCCAGACGTCAAAGGCCCCTGACATTTCTGGACACACAAATAGAGCATTTTCCACATTTCATCACCGCTCTGACTATCTAAGCCGAGCATCCTTTTAAATCACTCAGCCCAAATCCCAAACCGTCCTGATATTTCCATACTCTGAAGACGGCGCATTTGATAAATGTTTCCTTGCCTGGGGCTCACTTTTATCTGAGGCTCTATTTgatcatttcttaaaaaacagacTCTAAAAAACTCACGGCAAACACAACATAGATGTTTGACAGGACGCACAGAGCTtgtccacagttttttttctagatcACTGTGCCCACCTCTCAAGCCCACAGTCTCTGATCAAGGATAAAAGTTGACATGTGGGCACAGAATCAGCCggtctttcttcttctgctttaaACCCTCTTTCTTATCCCACAGTCGATCCCCAAAAATAAGGACCCCTCTCCCTGATCTGCGTGAACAATACCAGTGCCACACACCTCAAGTACTCCTTTGAAGCTTTCAGACCAACCTGTGCTGCCGTCTCCGGGTCTTATCTCCCCGAAACAGATCAGACTGCAGATAGTGAAAGATGTTTGCAAATACATATATGTTCAAAACCTCCTGTGTTATTGAAGCTCAGAAACAGGAATGTGATCGTGTGATAAAGGTGACAAAAAGCCGCCGAAGCCATTGAAGATAATCTTTGAGTTTtcttattgtttatttctttactgCCCTCATACTTGGGATTTTATGGGGTGCTTTTTGGCTTTCCTGTGGGCTCCCTCCCATGTTTaaactgttgacattttgttggAACGAACAGAAAGTTGAggtttttcattgtttcttccttgttgtaattgtgtttttattacttctCATTCcacatttacagtgtttataACCAACACACGCTGTCAAGATATGCATTTCATTTACCCACACTGCATTAAAATCTGTTTATACGCTCAGTAAACTGCATATTTCACATTGTGGTTCACTGCCAGGTCTTTCAGAGAGGACAGGCAAAAATATGCTCATTTTAGAGACTGTACTTTATTAATCAGAGGGGTTGGCTgggatgtgacttttttttcaaattaattaatttattttttaatcttgacTTGCCCTAAAGCCGCAAATGTTTTTCCTTGAGTCTCTGTGACTGAATGGGGCATAATGTGTGACCCTCCCTTTCCcataaataatcatattttctGTATATCCACACCAAAAATAGGTAGTATTGGAGCCAGTTTCAATGAGCAAATAGCACGAGCgttatcaccaaaacaaacagcttgcTTCTTAACACTTCAACATCCTGCTCAACCCTTTATTTTGAGTCACTACAtcttcatgaaaaatgttttgggtttaaCTCATCCTGGTTGAGGTATCTCTACCACTTGCTTTGAGTATGCTATGCTAAAAAcatccactagatgtcactgttTCTCAAACCTGTAGGCCTTTTCAGCTGGTACGAAAGTTAATAACCACGAAAAATAAAAATCGCACCAGATGTGAGGGCTCTGTGTAGTAGGATTATAAAATGAACATATATCTTTTCTACAAATGTAGTATCTAGTTTCATAGGTCTCACTTAACAGATATATGTAActttgtacaaaaaataaaacagtaaaataattttattggtTTAGCGGCTCATTTGGCCTTTTATGGTAAAGGCAGTGAAGCTAAGctaatgtaatttaaattgaCTATTTGCTTAGATATAAATGAACTTCTTAATGTTATCTATTGTATATATGGAAAATGAATTTTGACAATCTGATTTTTTTACCGTCTAAAGCCATGCTCATCCAAACAAATTCacaattttatgaaataaaaatggataaatgcTCACTGTTGTTAATACCATATATTTAGTGTTATTCCATCATATGtctgatgaaaataaatatataagtttgatttttttcactatttctgagatgttttcaaaaaattgtAATGGCATTTTCTAGAATacatctgtgaaaacaacaCTAACACTGATAATACGACTTATTCCATGATCTAAAATTGATATATTTCGGCATACTAACATATTAAAAGccttatttgtaattttgatttttaccATTACCATGATGGTCATCTCAACTGTTAAATAAAGGGCCTACACTTAAAAAACGATGgggtctgtttaaaaaaaataggcatttatttgaaattatagCCCCACgaacttaaaaaaagactcTTTTTCCAGGACTACAAAGGGTTAAGTCTCTTTGAAACACACATGTTTTTCTGACTGAAATACAATAACACCCAACCTGGAGTGCCTTCAGTTTCCAGCACTTTCTCTTGATCCAGAGCGGAAATCACATTCCAGTGTCATGTATAAAAGCATTGTTTATCCTTCCAGTCATTACAGATGTTTGGCCGACACATGTGGTCTGTAACATGTGGAGGGCAGCCCCACCGTGTACGGATGGAGACATCATACATAGAGGGGTAACGCACACACTGCATATTACTCCCTGATGAAAGGGCTTTTCTCTATTTCTGTTACAGTCATGCATTCAGGAGCTTTAGTCCTCCCACAAAGTGATCACAGCCTCCGTTGGTGTGTGAAGCGGAGCCACTGGATGACAGATGTTTTTAGGGAATACTACCTTGATGAAACTGGGTATAATGTTGTGGCGTGTGGACACAgaatgagacttttttttttgctctgtggCTCAAAACAGAAGCAGGTGCAGTGCCCGTAAACATCCACATCTAAGCAACAGGCCTCATATACGTTTCAATTAAAACAAGATGTCCCTGCAaatgagtcacacacacacatatgtgctTAAATTGAAGCCTGAGGCTCGCCCTTTGGGATTGGGGAGGACTTTGGAGTAATGGCGGTTTAATGTAATTAAGGATTTGATTACAAGCAGGATGAGCCCCAGAGGTAAGTGGAAGGAAAAGTGTGGTTACGATTCAAGTCTGTCTCGTGATTCTATCGGAGGATTACCACTTCCTCCTTCCTGTTTGCTTCCTCTTGGCCATCCAGCTGTGCTCAGATGCCAGCGAGAAAGAGTGTTCTCGCAGATAGCAAAATTTAATCACAGTCCTGTGTTTTGGGGCcatttccttttcctccctGTCTCTCGTTCTCacgtctgatttctttcaaaaacatggaaagaaggcaacgagcaacttaacaagacatggcccgtacaccagcaaaataaattacatgaaaataagcacacatacaaagttaaaaacaatcaagaaaatgatgaaacctaatttaaaaaaagtgtgtattcatttaatatattaaattttttgtaacataattttagttatttgttttttttttttatcctaaatattgttttctggacattttttataataatttcctAATAATCTTcacctctttttaaaaataattaaataaataaataaataaagtaaaaataattcttaGTTAATTTTTCTTATTACCTTTTACCacctttttgcaatttgtgggacatctcctgccaagtttgtcattgtttttttaacgtgtttttttttcctacagtgATGCATGTTTAAGTCATTAATAAGCAAACAAATAGATTCCTTCCCCTTTCCCCTCAGATGCACTcctctttcgctctctctcacaGTGAGTAACTTTCGACCAGGGATATAcaagtagaaaaataaataaatacaaaataagaggaagaaaaaatctcacatctggtttatctttgttttttggtctctgACTGTTGTTGCGTTTTTTCCCTATTTCTCCCAGACATCAGCCCTGAGGACAGTTCGATCTGTGTGCCAGCTGTCTGAGAATCTTGAGACGAAGGTATCTAATCAGTCACGAGGAAGGTATTACTTCATCATCACTTcagacaaaatacaaacatttaaaacaatacttTTGCAGCTGTTCCCTCTGAAGTGAATTCAGCAGTTTGGATCTCACagaaaaaatcatcatcacGTCAAATGTGCAAAACAGTCTTTGCCTTAAATGCCATGCCACTACACATCATTACCATCTACGAATGTTTGCACTTCCTTTCTTAATCCTCTGCCTGACACTGCAGCTTTCATCTCCCCCTCTGATCTTCCAGCCTTTGAAACGAGCAGCTCCACACCTGCTCCGTCTCAGACATTTAAACAGCACACGAGCTGTTGAACGCACCCCCACATCCTTCTTTGTTTATAATACCATCACTTCACGAGCCAAGAAGAGGCAGGTTTACTGAGTAGGAAAACACAGAACACGCCCGGGTCTGGACTGATGTCTGAGTTTTACTCAAAGGTTATCCAGATAATTTCAAGATCCTAAAACAAGCTTGCCAAGAGAGAGGAGATACAGACATGATGCTCAGATATTAACTGTATCCTAATCACTGgatttagcaaaaatgtcaaaaaaaaaatccacaaattaacttttttttgtgattcagTAGGAGCTTTTTTACTTAGTGTTAGGGAAGTCTTTACAATTACTGAAGTACACTTTATTTAGTGGTTCTCAATCTTTTTCACATCAAGGGTCTCTAGATCGATACACAGTGGGTCATTGACCCCAATTTGATAAGACTTCAGAGACCTTCATCTGAAAACATGCTGTGTGTTACATATGATTAAAATCACAGTTCTGTATTTGTCAGCTACTTTTGAGGAGATAACCGTGAGGGAAGTCAGACCCATGCACACTCTTAGGACAAAcagtgtgttttggggttttttttccaacatttgtaGGACACATTTTAAGTAAAGGGTCTGGACGTCCCTCCCTAAGAAATTTTGGGTGTCTTAcccttaatttcctgcattctggtgttttttatgcaaCAGGTTGTgcctttaaaaaagcatcaactTATGGTGGAAATCACGGCATAAATATGACTAGTACAGCTGCATAGGGGCCCCTGGGGTGAGAGTATGGGGGGCATTCTGTAATTTGCCATATAGACCCTAAAAAGGCAAACCCATCTCCATTATGgtcctattttttatttttgtattaatataTGGAGCTCTGGTTGGAtcctaaaaaaatgtctggaatATAAGGAAAATATGTGTGTATAGTGGCcctcagaaaaacacaacaattcataaaacaaaacgaaaaaaagtcatgctttttgaaatgttttgttgttgtgaaattttgttttctgaactGCTTCGCCataaatgttttggggtttttttgctttgaataCATGGAGCTCATAGTGGGATATTCTTCTCTATTCACTCTTGAGAGAACAAACTTCTGCTACAGTATTACTTTGGTTCAGTTCATTTAAGATTGTTTTCAGACACATAGCACCATCAACTGTCAGGACCATGCAATTAcactttttaaggatttgaAGTCTGCACACTGTTCAACatgttttcctggatcctgagTGGTGCACTAATGTAACTTATGGTACTAGTGAGAAATTAACTCGTATCTGCAGCTCTTTGCTGGTGAGGGTGttaaatattacagtatttctGTATAGCACAAATTCAATGTGGTTGAACTTGGATCCTAGTTGTTGGTACTGTGTATCTGTgctactgatttttaaaaaaagtggttcAGACCGGTCTGCTCTTGCTGCCCAGTGAGGTCAACGTCCATCAGCGCTCCGGAGCTCCATTTGGCTTTGTCCAGGAGCACTTCATCCACTGTCCTCACCGTCAGCAGCAGACAAGTCTCCGCTCTTTCACAGCTCACCTCTCTGTCCATCCACCTTTTCTGAGAGAGAAAAGGCCAAAGCAAACAGTGAGTTCAAGGTGCATAATAAGAGCGAAACgtactgtatgtgtttacaAGATAGACTCACCTTTAGGGATGAATGTCAGTGAGCTGCTGAATATTCAGAAGCGTGAGAGTCCTTCTTTTGGTCCATCATACAAGAACTCATGGCCCAATCCATTGCCACACTTCCCACAACAAACCTGGGGTATTTAAATCAAGAAGGTTAAAATCAAAACTTTATAGATCACATGATTAACCcgttgaaacctcagcaaattagcttgatttattttaaaaataaacagaataaaagcaatgagcaatgaaataagaaatgacccaaacatttgcaacaaaaaaaagtgcaagaaaggggttaaaaaacagcaaacaaacaaggaaattgcctggaaaaagagctttaaaaatactaacaataatatgaaaatatgataatttataaatataattttttggacaattttcactgcctttttttaagaaataatttttgaaatctgtcatttcttgcaatttgcagaacagttctCACTTGTTTccccatgaaaaaaaaaagaatgaaaacaaaacaatttgcttaaagatcaaatatttaaatacttgtggagGCATTTCAATGCATCCATCATCAAGTGAAGTAAATCTAGGTTTGGAAGGGTTAATAACAGGCAGTGTTGACAGATGTAGTCTACCTTTAGGGGTCCCCATGCCTCAGGGTGTTTGGAGACACTGTCCTCATGGATTGTCTCTGAGAAAGCGGGCCAAGGAGAAGAGTGCTCGAACTTTGACGTGCTGGAAAATAACTCGTGTCCACATTCAGAACAAACATAAATACCTGAGaggaaaacattattattacgTTATTGATCTTTACTCTCACCACAGAGGGACTTCATGCTTCTTTTCTACTCACCAGGTTGGAAATGATCTTTATATTCTTCTCCACCAGAGAAAGAGCAATATGACATTTCATCCATTTCAAATATGTCTGAGTCTTAAAACtaaattagatttttctgcagtttaaaCTTTATGTTTGCTGAGTGTCACCCGGCTGGAGCTGGAAAAAAACCTGCACGTCCAGATCAAGTGTCAGCAGCTCTGTCCCCCTTGTGTAAGGTCTGACCTTATTCTCATTACTTCCACTCGATGGCAGTGTTGAGCAGATGACTCAGACTGTCTGGTCAACCCAAAGtatgtttttaactttacagTAACAGTGTTTTAAGATTGagtgggatttttttggtgaagtttagcagtgaggattgcagattacaaACGGCtgaaaattttcttttaactttttttttaaatcaagagcCAAATTATCCGTAGAGGACTCATCTTCTCCAAAAAAAGGAGCAGATAattaaaactagtaaaaatactaaatatagTAGTTTCATGTcacagtgtttttccaacactgtttgACAGGTAGCAGAttgcccagcacctgctaatgtgtgctcaccaaAGGTGTATatagtatttatatatatatatttttaatctgatttatatttgtaatattttatactttttggCGCTCAGATCACTtccttttgcattttattttattaagtctgACCTTATCTTTCTCTGATAACTGAATATATGCCCACCTTATCGATGTTCCTGAtgctcaggaggttttcatCAGGAACCGAAACACCCCCAGAGGTGTCTTCCTCTCCACTGAActgacctggtgatttaaatcagtaaaaacagtgAGTACAGcagttaactttttaaaaaaaaataataaaataaaataaaataaaaaaaataaaataaataaagtataatgataataaaataaaataaaattctgttttaCCACATTCTTGTCGCAGAGGGGCTGCTGACTACGGTGGCCGAcacaaaacatgaatggccctgtatagagtcagtgtttggtttgtccgttttgGGGCAAATGCAGAGagatggcagtgcaacatggcgatctgtATAAACAAGACCCAGCTCCCTATGTTGATGTGAATTCAAGGGTAACGAAAACACGATTTTGTCATCAGATGATTAAACActacagaaatattatattacatttaatttttgcccctatatccccctaaatcttacacacaggAACTTTAAAACTAACATTTCATGTCAAAGATAATATagtaataaacataatttttttagaaagagCATTATATTACATTCATCTCAAGAGAACAGTCATACtctaaaactgaaatataattatacattttaataataatataatatataataataatataataataataaaaaaatagtaatcaTGTCGCTAAACTTGAAATACAGTTCAATCCACAAGTGACTCACCTGTCACTGTGTCATTactgactttgttgtgttacatgttacCAGCAGTAAACTAAAATTACtcaattagaaaaatatatttacagtagTATTTGACAAAAAAGGTTTCGAGTCCCACAGGCTCAACTGAACAGGTTTAAGATTGTGGAATCGACAACAGCAACTTCCACTTGTGGATTAGCTAACAGATCTGAAATCCTGACAAACTGATTATCCAGCGTGAACTGCTCCCCTGGTGTAGAGTGACTACATGACTGTGCCTGTTTGTCTTTGCCCTCTTTGATTCTGatgaagacacacacagtgctgttGAAACATTAGCCTATTTGCATAGTTTCGGCTGTGAACTCAAGCGTGCTCTACTCCCtttcttctttgtatttttgtattcatgTGGAACTGCTGACATCCTGGATCGCAGTACAAACTTTAGAGTTTTTTCTGATATTcaagtaaaatcaaatcaatcggttaaatgaagaataaaaacatcagctaatgttaaggacttttttattttaaaatagatgTATTTCATTTGTCATATCAGTCATTGGGACCCATTTACATAAAGCTTCTCAAGAGTGAAAATAGCATTATTACTCGTTTTGTGCATAGTGCATTAAAAGCAGCAGGTAGGCTGTTGTcgatgaataaattaaaaaactacGGAATGAGCAATCTTCATGTTCTGTAGTTTTTGATTCGTAGTTTGGTATGATATTTCTTTCTAACAGACTGGTatgctcgtttttttttttactctcacaGTTTGGTGGAAAACAGAAGAGCCACAGGCAGAAATGCGGAGGTAAATTAACATGATTCGTATcccagtaaaaaagaaaaatttttaGAACCACAAAACATCtcagtcattttaaataaatgtaaaagtgatGAGACACTGTGCAATCAGCGTCGCTATCCTGAGATagtgataaataaaaaggtATTGAGCTCAGTCCTCTGTTCTCGCTGTCCAGTGTGGCCACCGTTCATCAGCGCTCTGGCGCTCCCAGATTGGGCTTTATCCCAGAACACGTCATCCACTGTCCACACCTTCAGCAGCGCAGAGAAACGTCTAAACATCCAGCAGCACTTCCCTCTCACAGCTCACTTTACTGTCCATCGACCTTATCTGCGGGGGAGGGGAGAGAACCGTTTCACAGGTTGTACACTAAAGCCAGTGCATCTGCAGTGGCTTGCAAAAGAATTCAGCTCCTtggcatttttccttttgtgcTGCATggatattttcttgtaatggACTGCtacaaaaaggtcaaaattcaTGAAGtaatatgaaaaaattaaacagttttaagataaaataaaataataataataaagactgAGAAGTAGTGAGTACATATGTATTCACCCCCTTTGCTATGATGCCCCTAAATCACACTTGGTGCTAACATTTGCCTTCAGAAGTCACACAATTAGTTAAATCAAGTCCATCTGTGTGCAATCTGAGAGGAGGTCAGAGAGTTTGCAGCACCGTAAAGACCAAGAAGCTTTCCAGGGGTCAGGTCAGGGACAAAGCTCTGGAGAAACTGTGCAGATTAGTGTTGGGTTATTAAAGAATATCTGAAACTTTGAACGTCCCAGCATGTGTAATAAAACCCTGATCTGTACTTCGCCAGGACTTTGTACCTGACttgtttggggttttattttgagctttgtctttgttttgttttttattttgcattttgtgactGGTGTctgtgaaaggtgctatataaataaactttgacTGCTCCTTGGGTCTTCATGGTGCAACTAAATTGGAGCACCTGGTCTTAATTAGTGGTGTCATAGCAAAAGGGGGGTGAACACAAATGAACACACCAGTTtcaagtttattattttaaaaacaagttttgtttcACGACACTTCACCAGTTGATTATTTTGCGTGATCCATtacaaaaaagaatttaaagagCGGCTTCAATCTGGTGTTATATGATGATATAACCTGGCCATCGTACCTTTAGGGACGAACTTCAGTGAGCTGCTGAATATTCAGAAGCGAGACAGACCTTTGGCTGGCCCATCATTCACAAACTCGTGACCTAGTCCATTTCCACATTTCCCACATCGCACCTGTAACCACACATTAGACATCTGAATCAGGATGGTGTGCATTTTCAGTCAACAGTTGATACATTAAACAACTGCTACTAACTTTCAGTATtatactaaaaaagaaaaaatgctaaaaaaagtgtgaaaatgtgttgactGGAAATGAACGTAGTACGCTTACCCTGAGCATCATCTGATGAACTAAGATAATCTATTTTACTTTGATTGTACCTTATATGCTCCAGGTCTCTCTTGATGTTTAGACACACTGTCCTCATGGATGGTCTCTGTGAAGGCCGGCCAGGGAGACGAGTGTTCGTACTTGGAGCGGCTGGTGAAAAGCTGGTGATCACACTTGGAGCACACATAAATCCCTGAGGGGTAAAGAATAGGGGATGTCGGTTGGCGTGCAACATGAGGAGAGAACTATTTTAATACAAACTCTATTTGGCTGAACCTAACACAGGCTTACCATGAAGTTAACACCAACCAACCAACGTTAACCCTTTacaacctgagcaaactggcttaatttcttgcaaaaacatggaaggaaggcaatgagcaaataaagAAGACCCAAAAAATTGATAGAAattagtacaagaaaataaaaaagatgtcgaaagatatttttgtttggttttttttcttttttaaaggcaaacaagatttggaaaaagtgcttaaaagattataataattttgtaacaattaaatatgtcattatgatgatgataactttgttttaagtagctatttttctatttcataataataatattaataatctaAGTTTACTGATTTACTGatgcaatttgtgtaacattctTAACCAatttgtttattgctttttaattttttttaaagaaatcacaccacttTGCTCAATGTTTAAAC includes these proteins:
- the LOC121956220 gene encoding methionine-R-sulfoxide reductase B1-A-like; protein product: MSFCRFFGGEVYKDHFKPGIYVCSKCDHQLFTSRSKYEHSSPWPAFTETIHEDSVSKHQERPGAYKVRCGKCGNGLGHEFVNDGPAKGLSRFUIFSSSLKFVPKDKVDGQ